In one Bacteroides sp. genomic region, the following are encoded:
- a CDS encoding CcmD family protein, which produces MNPTDDKMIVVVLVISIILLGIAAFLFYLERKLDKVEKRLRDLEQERNTKQ; this is translated from the coding sequence ATGAACCCAACCGATGATAAAATGATTGTAGTGGTGCTTGTAATATCCATTATCCTGCTTGGCATTGCAGCATTCCTGTTCTACCTTGAGCGGAAACTTGACAAGGTTGAGAAGCGTTTGCGCGACCTGGAGCAGGAAAGAAACACCAAACAATGA
- a CDS encoding ATP-binding cassette domain-containing protein yields the protein MQVTLRNIGKRFHQKWVFRELEMNFEAGKHYAITGKNGSGKSTLLMISAGYLSPSKGSVIWNLKGTTLAPESIYPHISVASPYLELVEEFTLKESIQFHQKFKPFLQGFETQQLIELSGLKDSQQKPLRHFSSGMKQRVKLLLALMSDTRLVLLDEPCANLDSDAMAWYQGLKEKFGRGRTLIICSNHNPQEYPEVSQVFSIP from the coding sequence ATGCAGGTGACCCTCAGGAATATTGGAAAGCGTTTTCACCAGAAGTGGGTCTTCCGGGAACTGGAGATGAATTTTGAAGCAGGGAAACATTACGCCATTACCGGCAAGAACGGGTCAGGCAAGTCTACCCTACTGATGATCTCTGCAGGATATCTCAGCCCCTCAAAAGGTTCGGTCATCTGGAACCTGAAAGGGACAACCCTTGCCCCGGAAAGCATTTACCCGCATATTTCAGTTGCTTCTCCTTACCTTGAACTGGTGGAAGAGTTCACATTAAAAGAGAGCATACAATTTCACCAAAAGTTTAAACCTTTTCTGCAGGGCTTTGAAACCCAGCAGTTGATTGAGTTGTCGGGCCTGAAGGACAGCCAACAAAAGCCCCTTCGCCATTTCTCCTCGGGGATGAAACAACGGGTTAAACTTTTGCTGGCGCTGATGAGCGACACCCGCCTGGTATTGCTCGATGAGCCCTGTGCCAATCTCGACAGTGACGCCATGGCCTGGTACCAGGGCCTGAAGGAAAAATTTGGGCGTGGGCGAACCCTGATCATCTGCTCCAATCACAATCCACAGGAATACCCCGAGGTGAGCCAGGTTTTCTCGATCCCCTAA
- the lpxD gene encoding UDP-3-O-(3-hydroxymyristoyl)glucosamine N-acyltransferase — protein sequence MEFSASQIAGLLKGTIEGNPEVTVSQFSKIEEAGPNALTFLANPAYTPYIYKTNAAIVLVSNTFEPEQPLQSTLVRVADPYSALATLLELYKQQSPQKSGTSSLAFIADTAKLGEEAYVGEFAWIGENVKTGKNVRIYPHCYVGDNVTIGDDTTLFSGVRIYEDCQIGNVCTIHANAVIGADGFGFAPQSDSNYQKVAQIGNVVIEDHVEIGAGTTIDRATMGSTLIRKGVKLDNLIQIAHNVVVGENTVIAAQTGIAGSSRVGKNCMIGGQVGISGHLTIGDEVKIAAQTGVSSSIKNEQIIMGSPAMDASRFRKSFIYFRNLENLVKRLDELEKAMKAIQDKS from the coding sequence ATGGAATTTTCAGCCAGTCAAATTGCCGGACTATTGAAAGGGACCATTGAAGGAAATCCTGAGGTAACCGTAAGCCAGTTCTCCAAGATTGAAGAAGCCGGGCCCAATGCCCTGACATTCCTTGCTAATCCGGCCTATACGCCGTATATCTATAAAACCAACGCCGCCATTGTGTTGGTGAGCAATACCTTCGAGCCGGAGCAGCCCCTGCAAAGCACCCTGGTACGGGTAGCTGACCCATACAGCGCTTTAGCCACCCTGCTTGAACTTTACAAGCAACAATCGCCCCAAAAATCTGGCACCTCCTCACTTGCTTTTATTGCTGACACAGCAAAGCTGGGTGAAGAGGCTTATGTTGGTGAGTTTGCCTGGATAGGTGAAAATGTTAAAACAGGAAAGAATGTCCGCATTTACCCTCATTGCTACGTGGGCGATAACGTTACTATTGGTGATGATACCACCCTTTTCAGCGGAGTCAGGATCTATGAAGACTGCCAGATCGGCAATGTTTGCACAATCCACGCAAATGCCGTGATCGGCGCTGATGGTTTCGGTTTTGCCCCCCAGTCGGACAGCAATTATCAAAAGGTGGCACAGATTGGAAATGTGGTGATTGAAGACCATGTTGAGATCGGTGCCGGCACCACCATTGACCGGGCCACCATGGGTTCAACCCTCATCAGAAAAGGAGTGAAACTGGACAACCTGATCCAGATTGCCCACAATGTTGTTGTAGGTGAAAACACGGTTATTGCTGCCCAGACTGGCATTGCAGGTTCTTCACGTGTCGGCAAAAATTGTATGATTGGCGGACAGGTTGGTATTAGCGGTCACCTGACCATTGGTGACGAAGTTAAAATTGCCGCCCAAACCGGGGTGTCCTCTTCCATCAAAAATGAGCAGATTATCATGGGCTCGCCTGCGATGGATGCCTCAAGGTTCAGAAAGTCCTTCATTTATTTCCGCAACCTGGAAAACCTTGTTAAGCGCCTTGATGAACTTGAAAAAGCAATGAAGGCCATACAAGACAAAAGTTGA
- the lpxA gene encoding acyl-ACP--UDP-N-acetylglucosamine O-acyltransferase, whose product MNQPLAYVHPQAKIARNVVIEPFVTINNNVEIGEGTWIGSNVTIMEGARIGKNVRIFPGAVISAIPQDLKFEGEETTAEIGDNTTIREFVTINRGTKANNKTVIGNNCLLMAYVHIAHDCIIGDHCILANAVNLAGHINIDDYAIVGGLSAVHQFVNIGPHVMISGGSLVRKDVPPFTKAARDPLSFVGINSIGLRRRGYSSEKINEIQDIYRIIFNKNLNVSQAIAYIEAEMPATPERDEILSFVSGSSRGIMKGYSFREK is encoded by the coding sequence ATGAATCAACCATTAGCTTATGTGCACCCTCAGGCAAAAATTGCCCGCAATGTGGTAATTGAGCCCTTTGTAACCATTAACAATAACGTTGAGATTGGAGAGGGAACCTGGATAGGATCGAACGTGACGATCATGGAGGGGGCACGCATCGGGAAAAATGTCAGGATCTTCCCGGGTGCAGTAATCAGCGCCATTCCGCAAGACCTGAAATTTGAAGGTGAAGAGACCACGGCCGAAATCGGTGACAACACCACCATCAGGGAGTTCGTTACCATCAACCGGGGAACCAAGGCCAACAATAAAACAGTCATTGGAAACAACTGCCTGCTTATGGCATACGTTCACATCGCCCACGACTGCATAATTGGGGATCATTGTATTTTGGCCAATGCCGTAAACCTGGCAGGGCACATCAACATTGATGATTATGCCATCGTTGGAGGCCTTTCAGCGGTTCACCAGTTCGTTAACATTGGCCCCCACGTGATGATCTCTGGAGGGTCGCTGGTACGCAAAGATGTCCCCCCCTTCACCAAAGCTGCCCGTGACCCCCTTTCGTTTGTGGGGATAAACTCCATTGGCCTCAGAAGAAGAGGGTATTCCAGCGAAAAGATCAATGAGATTCAGGACATCTACAGAATCATCTTCAACAAAAACCTGAATGTTTCGCAAGCCATTGCCTATATAGAAGCCGAAATGCCTGCTACCCCTGAGCGAGATGAGATCCTGAGTTTTGTTTCCGGCTCCAGCCGCGGCATTATGAAGGGCTACAGCTTCAGGGAAAAGTAA
- a CDS encoding bifunctional UDP-3-O-[3-hydroxymyristoyl] N-acetylglucosamine deacetylase/3-hydroxyacyl-ACP dehydratase, translating to MTEFQHTIKAPVSVSGVSLHTGKLVTLNIKPAPEYSGINFVRTDIGPEAIVEADASLVVDTSRGTSIEKDGIRIGTVEHVLAALTGLGIDNALVEVDSPETPILDGSSRLYVEAIQEVGLEKQKAIREYFDIREPIRFYHPEKDCEIIALPSDQYRLTVLIDYQSKVLGHQHAIMDKILDFPTEIAPCRTFVFLHELEFLLKQNLIKGGDLSNAIVFVDRPMEQEELDRLAVLFNRPSVEVRTEGTLNNLEQYFHNEPARHKLLDVIGDLTLAGMPIKGHIIANKPGHASNVLFAKELKKHIKARKEQEQIPSYNPDIPPVYDINQIMKMLPHRPPFLLVDKIIDIGESHVVGVKNVTMNEAYFMGHFPKEPVMPGVLQIEAMAQAGGILVLAQVEDPENYNTYFMKIDNVKFKQKVVPGDTLVFKLTLISPVRRGICHMRGLAYIGNKLVMEAEMMAQIVKNNNS from the coding sequence ATGACAGAATTTCAGCACACCATAAAAGCCCCTGTTTCCGTATCAGGGGTCAGCCTTCATACCGGGAAACTCGTTACGCTTAATATCAAGCCAGCGCCCGAATATTCGGGAATTAACTTTGTGCGCACTGACATTGGCCCTGAAGCCATCGTTGAAGCTGATGCCAGCCTAGTGGTCGACACCTCGCGCGGCACTTCCATTGAAAAAGACGGTATTCGTATTGGCACCGTAGAACACGTTCTGGCAGCATTGACCGGCTTGGGCATTGATAATGCCCTGGTGGAAGTTGACAGCCCCGAGACCCCTATTCTTGATGGCAGCAGCAGGCTCTATGTGGAAGCAATCCAGGAAGTGGGGCTGGAAAAACAGAAGGCCATCCGCGAATATTTTGATATTCGTGAACCCATACGGTTCTATCATCCCGAAAAGGATTGCGAGATCATTGCTTTACCAAGTGATCAGTACCGCCTTACCGTGCTGATCGATTATCAGTCGAAGGTCCTTGGGCATCAGCATGCTATCATGGATAAGATCCTTGACTTTCCCACAGAGATAGCCCCCTGCCGCACATTCGTATTCCTGCATGAACTGGAATTTCTTCTGAAACAGAATCTTATCAAGGGGGGTGACCTGAGCAATGCCATTGTTTTCGTGGACCGGCCGATGGAGCAGGAAGAACTCGACCGCCTGGCGGTGCTATTTAACCGGCCCAGTGTGGAAGTAAGGACTGAAGGTACACTGAATAACCTGGAACAGTATTTCCATAACGAGCCTGCCCGTCATAAATTACTGGATGTGATCGGCGACCTGACCCTTGCAGGGATGCCTATTAAGGGGCACATCATTGCAAACAAGCCTGGCCACGCATCTAATGTGCTTTTTGCAAAAGAATTAAAGAAACACATCAAAGCCAGGAAAGAACAGGAGCAAATCCCTTCTTACAACCCCGATATCCCACCTGTATATGATATCAATCAAATCATGAAGATGCTTCCCCACCGCCCACCTTTTCTTTTGGTGGATAAAATCATTGATATCGGGGAGTCGCATGTGGTCGGGGTGAAAAATGTGACCATGAATGAGGCTTATTTTATGGGCCATTTTCCCAAGGAGCCGGTGATGCCGGGAGTCCTGCAGATTGAAGCCATGGCGCAGGCGGGTGGTATTCTGGTTCTTGCGCAAGTGGAAGACCCTGAAAACTACAACACCTATTTCATGAAGATTGACAATGTCAAATTCAAGCAGAAGGTAGTACCGGGAGATACCCTTGTATTCAAGCTCACGCTTATCAGCCCTGTGAGGAGGGGCATTTGCCATATGCGCGGCCTTGCATACATAGGAAACAAACTTGTGATGGAAGCCGAGATGATGGCACAAATTGTAAAAAACAACAATTCGTAA
- the efp gene encoding elongation factor P — MATTADFRNGLCIEFNNDLYAIVEFQHVKPGKGGAFVRTKLKNLKTGKVIPNTFNAGVKINIARVERRSYQFLYKDESGYHFMHNETFEQTFIPEEIINAPDLLKAGQNCEIVFHADTETPLSCELPPFVELEVVYSEPGVKGDTATNTLKPATMETGAIVNVPLFIETGEIIRVDTRDHSYSERVK; from the coding sequence ATGGCAACAACAGCAGATTTTCGCAATGGCTTATGCATTGAGTTCAATAACGACCTTTACGCAATCGTTGAATTTCAGCACGTAAAGCCCGGTAAAGGGGGTGCATTTGTACGCACAAAACTCAAAAACCTGAAGACCGGGAAGGTTATTCCCAATACATTCAATGCCGGGGTAAAAATCAATATCGCGAGGGTTGAACGCCGCTCCTACCAGTTCCTTTATAAGGATGAAAGCGGGTACCATTTCATGCACAATGAAACTTTTGAACAAACCTTTATTCCTGAAGAGATTATCAACGCCCCCGATTTGCTGAAAGCCGGGCAAAATTGCGAGATCGTATTCCACGCAGATACCGAGACACCTCTTTCGTGTGAGCTTCCTCCCTTTGTCGAGCTGGAAGTGGTTTACTCTGAGCCAGGCGTTAAGGGCGACACGGCAACCAATACGCTTAAACCCGCCACCATGGAAACTGGTGCCATCGTCAACGTACCCCTTTTTATTGAAACCGGCGAGATTATTCGCGTCGATACCCGCGATCATTCTTATTCGGAACGTGTAAAATAA
- a CDS encoding PglZ domain-containing protein, protein MSVRILWADDEIDLLKPHIMFLEEKGYTVFTTNNGSEALDLINEKDFDIVFLDENMPGISGLETLTQIKNRQPGLPVVMITKSEEESIMNDAIGSNISDYLIKPVNPHQLLLSLKKNLENKKLVSEKTTMGYQREFRQISMAMSGRLDFGEWKDIYRQLVYWELELEKSQDNSLKEIFRMQKSEANSVFCNFVQKNYLDWLVSQDDDKIALSHTVFREHCLPFIKSEDKTFLIIIDNLRFDQWKSLQPFFEEFYRVVNEDVYCGILPTATQYARNAFFAGLLPSEIEKRHPNYWVSEGDEGTRNQYENELLTEQLKRLGSDIKFNYHKILNLSAGKKLAENLSNFTNTKLNVLVYNFVDMLSHARTEMEVIKELADDEAAYRSLTMSWFEHSPLWDIIRFLSEKKINIILTTDHGSIRVQNPTRVVGDKNTNTNLRYKTGRNLQYDSSEVFEVRNPSQAFLPKGNISSNYIFAVENSFFAYPNNFNYYVNYYRNTFQHGGVSLEEMMIPLIFMKAR, encoded by the coding sequence ATGAGTGTAAGAATTCTTTGGGCTGATGATGAGATCGATCTGCTGAAGCCCCATATAATGTTTCTTGAAGAGAAAGGATATACGGTTTTTACTACCAACAACGGTTCGGAAGCCCTCGATCTGATCAATGAGAAGGATTTTGATATTGTTTTCCTCGACGAGAATATGCCGGGCATTTCAGGCTTGGAAACACTGACGCAAATCAAAAATCGCCAGCCCGGACTTCCGGTGGTGATGATTACCAAAAGCGAAGAGGAAAGTATCATGAATGATGCCATCGGCAGCAATATCAGCGATTACCTCATTAAACCGGTCAATCCCCACCAGCTTTTGCTTTCCCTGAAGAAGAACCTCGAGAATAAGAAGCTGGTGAGCGAGAAAACAACCATGGGCTATCAGCGCGAGTTCCGGCAGATCAGCATGGCCATGAGCGGAAGACTTGATTTTGGGGAATGGAAAGACATCTATCGCCAGCTGGTGTATTGGGAGCTGGAGCTCGAAAAGTCACAGGACAACAGCCTGAAGGAAATTTTCCGTATGCAGAAATCAGAAGCCAATTCAGTTTTTTGCAATTTTGTGCAGAAAAACTATCTTGACTGGCTGGTTAGCCAGGATGACGACAAAATTGCCCTTTCCCATACTGTATTCCGCGAGCATTGCCTGCCTTTCATCAAATCCGAAGACAAAACCTTTCTCATCATTATCGACAACCTGCGCTTCGACCAGTGGAAATCCCTTCAACCTTTCTTTGAGGAGTTTTACCGGGTGGTTAATGAAGATGTCTATTGCGGCATTCTGCCCACCGCCACCCAATATGCCCGCAATGCTTTCTTTGCAGGCCTGCTTCCCAGCGAAATTGAGAAACGCCATCCAAATTACTGGGTCAGTGAAGGGGATGAGGGCACCCGCAACCAGTATGAAAATGAACTTCTTACTGAACAGCTGAAACGGCTGGGCAGCGATATCAAATTTAACTATCACAAGATTCTTAACCTCAGCGCGGGCAAGAAGCTGGCAGAGAACCTCAGCAATTTCACCAATACCAAGTTGAATGTGCTGGTCTATAATTTTGTTGATATGCTTTCGCATGCCCGCACCGAGATGGAAGTCATCAAGGAGCTTGCCGACGACGAAGCCGCTTATCGCTCGCTTACCATGAGTTGGTTTGAACACTCTCCTTTATGGGACATCATCCGTTTCCTGTCTGAGAAAAAAATCAACATCATCCTTACGACCGACCATGGCTCGATTAGGGTGCAGAATCCTACACGGGTGGTGGGCGACAAGAACACCAACACCAACCTCCGTTATAAGACTGGCCGCAACCTGCAATATGATTCATCAGAGGTCTTCGAGGTCCGGAATCCATCCCAGGCATTTCTGCCTAAAGGAAATATCAGTTCCAATTACATCTTTGCCGTTGAGAACAGCTTTTTTGCTTATCCCAACAACTTCAATTACTATGTGAACTATTACCGCAACACGTTTCAGCATGGCGGTGTTTCACTCGAAGAGATGATGATACCCCTGATTTTTATGAAAGCCCGATAG
- a CDS encoding UDP-3-O-(3-hydroxymyristoyl)glucosamine N-acyltransferase translates to MQLNPPLTLQDIAGMIGARFDGEPGFPVLGINEIHMVKGGDLTFVDHPKYYEKALKSKASTIIINKEMERPDGKALIFSDDPFRDFVSLIKKFRPFEPASGMISTTAIVGEGTVIQPGAFVGNHVIIGKNCIIHPNVTIYDHCYIGDDVIIHSGSVIGSDGLYFKRRPTHYDKLESGGRVVIEDHVEIGACCTIDRGSTGDTTIGQGTKFDNHIHIGHDTIIGKNCLFAAQVGVAGCVVVEDDVILWGQVGVQKDLTIGKGAVVLGQSGISKSLEGGKTYFGSPVQDAREAMKQLALVRKLPEVFGKLN, encoded by the coding sequence ATGCAATTAAACCCACCCCTGACGCTTCAGGATATTGCCGGAATGATCGGGGCCAGGTTCGATGGTGAACCCGGCTTTCCGGTTCTTGGAATCAATGAGATTCACATGGTAAAAGGGGGTGATTTGACGTTTGTCGATCACCCTAAATATTATGAAAAAGCACTAAAATCCAAAGCCTCCACTATCATCATCAACAAGGAAATGGAGCGCCCTGATGGAAAGGCCCTGATTTTCTCTGACGACCCCTTTCGCGACTTCGTTTCCCTGATCAAGAAGTTCAGGCCTTTTGAGCCAGCTTCCGGAATGATCAGCACCACGGCAATTGTTGGCGAAGGCACTGTTATTCAGCCGGGCGCTTTTGTGGGAAATCATGTGATCATTGGGAAGAATTGCATCATTCATCCCAACGTGACTATTTATGACCATTGTTACATTGGCGATGATGTCATCATTCATTCCGGCAGTGTGATCGGTTCTGACGGGCTGTATTTCAAACGCCGCCCAACGCATTACGATAAGTTGGAATCTGGCGGACGAGTAGTGATAGAAGATCATGTTGAAATTGGCGCCTGCTGCACCATCGACCGGGGTTCAACAGGAGACACCACCATAGGTCAGGGAACGAAATTTGACAACCATATCCATATAGGCCATGATACCATTATCGGGAAGAACTGCCTTTTCGCTGCCCAGGTTGGAGTGGCAGGTTGTGTGGTGGTTGAGGATGACGTGATCCTTTGGGGACAGGTGGGTGTCCAAAAAGACCTGACCATAGGAAAGGGAGCTGTAGTGCTTGGGCAATCGGGGATATCCAAATCGCTGGAAGGCGGGAAAACCTATTTTGGCAGCCCGGTGCAGGATGCTCGTGAAGCTATGAAACAACTTGCCCTGGTCAGAAAGTTGCCGGAAGTATTTGGGAAACTGAACTGA
- a CDS encoding cytochrome c maturation protein CcmE, which produces MKKTHIIALIFIVIAIGAIISTVYNADTYASFEVARKHPGREFHIIGELLKDKPIEEKIVSNTLLLTFHMTDNQGAESQVTYFGAKPQDFEKSDQVVLIGSFKEDAFVASSLLLKCPSKYNADEFEETTYSSTGY; this is translated from the coding sequence ATGAAGAAAACCCATATTATTGCCCTGATTTTTATTGTAATTGCCATTGGTGCTATTATCAGCACGGTATACAATGCCGATACCTATGCCAGTTTCGAAGTAGCCAGGAAACATCCTGGCAGGGAATTCCACATCATTGGTGAATTGCTAAAGGATAAACCCATTGAGGAAAAAATCGTCAGCAACACCTTGTTGTTGACATTCCATATGACAGATAACCAGGGGGCAGAATCACAGGTAACCTATTTCGGCGCCAAACCACAGGATTTCGAGAAGTCGGACCAGGTGGTGCTGATCGGATCCTTTAAAGAAGATGCATTTGTAGCCTCAAGCCTTTTGCTGAAATGCCCTTCCAAATACAATGCTGATGAATTCGAGGAAACGACATATTCCTCCACTGGGTATTAG
- the tsaE gene encoding tRNA (adenosine(37)-N6)-threonylcarbamoyltransferase complex ATPase subunit type 1 TsaE, which yields MVTTEILTAKDPAALDEVAKTLLSAFPAGRIFAFYGPMGVGKTTLIKALCRQLGTVDVVSSPTFSIINQYMTDSGESIFHFDFYRIKDIVEVYNLGYEDYFFSGSYCFIEWPEKIEALLPEGSHVVIMEDHHGERIIRF from the coding sequence ATGGTTACTACAGAAATATTAACAGCCAAAGACCCTGCCGCCCTCGATGAGGTTGCCAAAACCTTGTTGTCAGCCTTTCCTGCTGGCCGGATTTTTGCCTTCTACGGGCCCATGGGCGTGGGTAAAACCACCCTCATCAAAGCGCTGTGCAGGCAGCTGGGCACTGTGGATGTGGTCAGCAGCCCAACCTTTTCCATTATTAACCAGTATATGACTGACTCGGGTGAAAGTATCTTCCATTTCGACTTTTACCGCATCAAGGACATCGTTGAAGTTTACAACCTGGGCTACGAGGATTATTTTTTCTCGGGAAGCTATTGTTTCATCGAGTGGCCTGAGAAAATAGAGGCCTTGCTGCCCGAAGGAAGCCACGTGGTGATCATGGAAGACCATCACGGAGAGCGTATCATCCGATTCTGA
- a CDS encoding HD domain-containing protein: MNTSSTNKLKIFNDPVYGFIHVPDESIFDLIETPYFQRLRNIKQLGMTHLVYPGALHTRFHHSMGAMYLATQAVEILRFKGHEVTEQDALSLIQAILLHDLGHGPFSHALENVLIADMNHEDLTGLFMHHLDQAFGHSLKGALDIFHNTHPQKALHQLVAGQLDMDRLDYLNRDSFYTGVSEGVVSWDRIIKMLNIAGDQLVIDEKGIYSIEKFIIARRLMYWQVYLHKTVISAEKLLNSIVRRAKYLAMAGESLFASPALDRFLRRKYYRKDLLEDQSLLEDYALIDDHDLHAAIKVWAEHPDPVLSQLCSNLINRHLFRIEIQKMPFTAEYLEEIRFRTQRLCGISEEDTDYFVISGMTRNSAYDPVIGNIMVLSRDGSLTDIARASDHLNISVLSQPVEKFFVCYPKEVAEPAMEKTRIT; encoded by the coding sequence ATGAATACCTCATCAACCAACAAACTTAAGATTTTTAACGATCCGGTCTATGGATTTATTCATGTACCTGATGAAAGTATTTTCGATTTAATTGAAACGCCTTACTTTCAGCGGTTAAGGAATATCAAGCAATTGGGCATGACACATTTGGTCTATCCTGGTGCGCTGCACACGCGTTTTCACCATTCCATGGGCGCGATGTACCTGGCTACACAGGCCGTTGAAATCCTTCGCTTCAAAGGCCATGAGGTAACTGAACAAGATGCACTGTCGCTGATTCAAGCCATTCTGTTGCACGACCTGGGTCATGGTCCCTTTTCCCACGCGCTCGAAAATGTCCTGATTGCCGACATGAACCACGAAGATCTTACCGGCTTATTCATGCATCACCTCGATCAAGCGTTCGGGCACTCACTGAAAGGCGCCCTGGATATTTTTCACAATACCCATCCCCAAAAGGCACTGCATCAGCTGGTTGCCGGACAGCTGGATATGGACAGGCTCGATTACCTGAACCGCGACAGTTTCTATACGGGCGTTTCTGAAGGAGTTGTCAGCTGGGACCGAATCATAAAAATGCTAAACATTGCCGGTGACCAACTGGTGATTGATGAGAAAGGCATTTACAGCATTGAGAAATTCATCATTGCGCGCCGGCTGATGTATTGGCAGGTTTACCTGCATAAAACAGTCATCTCGGCTGAAAAGCTACTGAACAGTATCGTTCGGCGGGCCAAATACCTGGCTATGGCGGGTGAAAGCCTCTTTGCCTCTCCTGCTTTGGACCGTTTCCTGAGAAGAAAATATTACAGGAAAGATCTCCTGGAAGACCAAAGCCTGCTGGAGGATTATGCTTTGATTGACGACCATGACCTGCATGCCGCTATAAAAGTATGGGCTGAGCATCCCGACCCTGTGCTGAGTCAGTTATGCAGCAATCTGATCAACCGGCATTTGTTTCGCATAGAAATTCAGAAAATGCCCTTCACTGCAGAGTACCTGGAAGAGATCCGCTTCAGGACCCAGAGGCTGTGCGGGATTTCGGAAGAAGACACCGATTATTTTGTGATCAGTGGCATGACCCGCAACAGTGCTTATGACCCAGTGATCGGAAACATCATGGTCCTTTCGCGCGACGGGAGCCTGACTGACATCGCCCGGGCAAGCGATCACCTGAATATCAGCGTTCTATCGCAGCCGGTTGAGAAATTTTTTGTCTGCTATCCCAAAGAAGTGGCGGAACCTGCCATGGAAAAAACCCGGATAACTTAA
- the ccsA gene encoding cytochrome c biogenesis protein CcsA: MGFLKNNWWKLLGILILLYVIIGGFLFEAPQLPVIRETVRNIYFHVGMWFSMMFILFVALIFSLRYLRFFRPEDDLKAVSAVKTGLIFGGLGLLTGMVWAYNTWGSFWVNDPKLNGAAVGMLTYLAYLVLRGSVEEPEKKARLSAVYNIFAFVLFFVFIMILPRLSQGSIHPGIDGNPALSTGDLDPRMRKVFFPAIAGWMLFAYWLFRVYYRIMRLKMRMEEFYEND, translated from the coding sequence ATGGGTTTTTTGAAAAATAACTGGTGGAAACTGCTTGGAATATTGATCCTGCTTTACGTCATTATAGGCGGTTTTTTGTTTGAAGCGCCTCAGTTGCCGGTCATCCGCGAGACTGTCAGGAATATTTATTTTCACGTGGGAATGTGGTTTAGTATGATGTTCATTCTGTTCGTGGCCCTGATCTTTAGCTTGCGATACCTTCGTTTCTTTCGTCCTGAAGATGACCTGAAGGCTGTTTCCGCTGTGAAAACCGGCTTGATTTTTGGAGGGCTTGGGCTGCTGACAGGCATGGTTTGGGCATACAACACCTGGGGTAGTTTCTGGGTCAATGACCCTAAATTGAATGGTGCCGCCGTAGGGATGCTCACCTATCTGGCTTACCTGGTGCTCAGGGGGTCGGTGGAAGAACCTGAAAAGAAAGCTCGGCTTTCGGCCGTTTATAACATCTTTGCCTTTGTGCTGTTTTTTGTTTTTATCATGATTCTTCCGCGCCTTTCCCAGGGCTCCATTCATCCCGGCATCGACGGCAACCCGGCTTTATCGACCGGAGACCTGGACCCCCGTATGCGAAAAGTCTTTTTCCCTGCTATTGCTGGCTGGATGCTTTTTGCCTATTGGCTGTTCAGGGTTTATTACAGGATCATGCGGCTGAAAATGAGAATGGAAGAATTTTACGAAAATGACTGA